From one Magnolia sinica isolate HGM2019 chromosome 18, MsV1, whole genome shotgun sequence genomic stretch:
- the LOC131232509 gene encoding polyadenylate-binding protein-interacting protein 11-like: MAVVDNAGVDLSVTVGSSFEAAPAPDSSDVDQGKPAHPGIRMADPNLQQNPILRSPSSSHDQAFHKKAQQFQQQRPTPPAYVSNHHNQIQHDVHQGPKAGGVLHHRPNGVDSQRSGEAGEGFQQEMRELEELLSNLNPMAAEFIPPSLSNHGSAIGGGAGMALYGNGFGMLNGGGNGNGGRRKKNNFSHGKRRLNSRTSMAQREEIIRRTVYVAEIDHQVTEEQLAALFQSCGQVVDCRVCGDPNSVLRFAFIEFTDEEGARAALSLAGTMLGYYPVRVLPSKTAIAPVNPTFLPRSEDEREMCARTIYCTNIDKKVTQADVKLFFESICGEVYRLRLLGDYHHSTRIAFVEFVMADSAIAALNCSGVVLGSLPIRVSPSKTPVRPRAPRPPPH; this comes from the exons ATGGCCGTCGTCGATAATGCGGGCGTTGATTTGAGCGTGACCGTCGGATCGTCTTTCGAAGCGGCTCCTGCCCCGGACTCCTCCGACGTTGATCAAGGGAAACCGGCCCACCCTGGAATCCGGATGGCCGATCCTAACCTACAGCAGAACCCAATTCTACGGTCGCCGTCATCGTCCCACGATCAGGCCTTCCACAAAAAGGCCCAGCAATTCCAGCAGCAGCGACCTACTCCCCCGGCTTACGTTAGCAATCACCACAACCAGATTCAGCACGACGTCCACCAGGGGCCGAAGGCGGGCGGGGTGCTGCACCATCGACCGAATGGCGTGGATTCGCAAAGGAGCGGAGAGGCCGGGGAGGGGTTCCAGCAGGAAATGAGGGAGTTGGAGGAGCTCCTCTCGAATCTGAATCCGATGGCGGCGGAGTTCATCCCTCCATCGCTCTCCAACCATGGATCTGCCATTGGTGGCGGAGCTGGCATGGCCCTCTATGGTAACGGATTTGGGATGCTTAACGGCGGTGGGAACGGGAATGGTGGTAGGCGG AAGAAGAACAACTTTAGTCATGGGAAGCGGAGATTGAACAGCCGAACCAGTATGGCTCAGCGTGAGGAGATAATTAGGAGGACAGTTTATGTTGCTGAGATCGATCACCag GTCACTGAAGAACAGCTTGCAGCTCTCTTCCAAAGCTGCGGACAg GTTGTTGACTGCCGTGTATGTGGGGATCCAAATTCTGTTCTTCGTTTTGCTTTTATAGAGTTCACAGATGAGG AAGGTGCAAGGGCTGCTTTGAGCCTGGCGGGCACCATGCTTGGATACTACCCAGTAAGAGTGCTGCCTTCAAAAACTGCAATTGCACCAGTCAATCCAACATTTTTGCCTAGG TCTGAAGATGAACGCGAGATGTGTGCAAGAACTATTTATTGTACAAACATTGATAAAAAG GTTACTCAAGCTGATGTCAAGCTCTTCTTTGAGTCAATATGTGGAGAG GTTTATCGCTTGAGACTTCTAGGGGACTATCATCATTCTACACGTATTGCTTTTGTTGAGTTTGTAATG GCTGACAGTGCAATTGCTGCTCTCAACTGTAGTGGAGTGGTGCTGGGATCCTTGCCCATAAG GGTCAGCCCATCAAAGACACCAGTCCGACCACGTGCTCCTCGCCCACCACCGCACTGA